The following DNA comes from Streptomyces pristinaespiralis.
AGCCCCAGCAGCACGACGTGACCGGACAGGCCGCGCGGCGGGCGGCGCAGTGCGGAGGCGCTGCGGAAGGTGCCGAGGGCCTCCAGTGCCGCCGCGACCGTCAGCGGCAGCAGCATCAGACCGGCGAGTCCGGTGAGGAGTTGCAGGACCTGCCGGTCGGCGTCGGCGCCGGTCGCCGGGTCGCCCATGGCGAACAGGTCCAGCAGGACCAGGTACGTGGCGTGCAGCGGGTCGTCTCCCGTGGTGATCCATGAGGCGACGGCCAGGGCGACGACGACGGCGCCGAGACCGGCCAGCGACCAGCGCAGCCGCCGGGAGAACAGCCGGCCGAGGGGGACGCTCCGGCCGGCGAGGGGACCCGGTCCACCGCTCCCCGCCCGGTGGGAGATGGCCTCGAGGACGACGGTGCCTCGCCCGGTGGCCTCGGCGACGCTCCGGTCGTCGGGCAGCAGGCGTGGCCCTTCCTGTCCGCTCCGGTCGGAACCCTCGGCGCCGGCGGGGTCGTTGGTGGTGGACGACAGCAGGGCGAGCGTGCACAGGCCGGGGTCGGCGACCTCACCGCGGGCGGGCGGGGTGCGCTCGACGGCCCGCAGCAGCAGCCCGTCCGCCTGGACGATCTTGCTGGTGCCGGCGACGGCGGTCGCGGCCAGCGCGGGGGCCGCGGTGTCCGCGTCGGAGAGCACGGTGGTCGAGGCGTCCAGCGCCTGACCGGTGAGGCCGGGGAGGGACAGCGCGGCGGCCTGGTCGAGGAGTTCGGTGAGGTGCTGGCCGAGTTTGCGGTTGTAGAGCCGGATCACCAGCCGCAGGTGGGGGTTGAGTCTGCGTGCGGCGAGCGCGGCCCGGATGTTCGTCTCGTCGTCGTCGTGGACCAGGGCCAGTGCGGCGGCCCGGCCGACGCCGGCTTCGAGGAGTACCGCCTCGTCGAGCTCCAGGGTCTCGATGACCCTGGGCAGATCGGGCGGCGGGGTGTCGCCCGGAGCGGTGGGCACGGTGGTGCCGACGGCCCTGGTCATGACGGCGGACATCCGGCCGAACAGGGCGGAGGCCCTGACCCGCCCGGACAGGGGCAGTTCAGGGCTCCGTGAGGCCTGGGCGGCCGGTACGACGAGGGTGACCCGCTCGCCGTACACCTCGCGGAGTTCGCCGGCCAGCCGGTGGACGAGGGCGTCGTCCCCACACACGATCATGTGGCCCTGGGCGGTGGGGGGTTGCGCCTGATGAGGGAGTGAGGAGGAGGACACGCCCCATAGACTGCCCTGCCCCACCGGCCGGTTGCGCCGCGGGGTCCTCGGGCCTACTCGTGCGTGTGCCCGTCCTCGCTCCCGTCATGGCTCTCCTCCGTGTTCCCCGGCGTGTTCTGCCGCGTGTCGGTCCCCTGGCCGGGGGCGTCCGCCGTGACGACGGTGAACGCGGCGGTGCGGACCTTGCCTTCGTGCTTGAAGTCGAGGAACAGCCGGTACGCGCCGGGGCTCGGGGCCGTGGCGGTGAAGGTCACTTCGGGGCCGGGGCGGGTCGTGCCGTCACCGGGTTCGCCGCCGGGGTGGACGTGGAGGTAGGCGAGGTCACCGGAGCGCAGCGCCACCAGGTGTCCGTACGCCCCGAGGTACGGCTCGAGGTCGGTGACCGGGCGGCCGTCGCGGGAGACGCTCAGCTTCAGCTCGCCGGCCTTCGCGGGGCGCAGGGCGCCGTCGAGGGTGACGGTGTAGCCGTCGACCTTCGCCACCTTGGTGGCGGCGGGCAGCGGGGCGGGCCGGTAGTCGCCGGAGACCGCGAGGTCCGCGCCGAGGGTGAGGTTCTTCGCGCCCTCGGCGGCCGGGGTGAAGTCGGCGAAGAGGCGGTAGTCCCCCGCCTTCGGCAGGTCGGCGTCGATGCTCCAGGTGCCGTTCGCGGCCCTGGTGGGGTGCAGGTGGCGGTAGGTGCCGAGGTCGCGCGAGGCGAGGATGAGGTGGAGTTCCTTGTCGTGTTCGCGCTGGTAGGCGGTGACGGGCCGGCCGTCGCCGTCGCGGACGGTGAAGCGCAGTTCACTGGTCCGCCCGGCGACGACGCGCGGGGTGTCGAGGTCGAGGGTGTAGCCGCCCTCGGAGATCTGCAGCCCACCGGCGGCGGAGGGGCCGTGGCCGCCGGGCTCCTCCGAGGCCCGGCCGGTCGCCGGGTGCTCGGAGTGCGCGGCGGGCGGGGGTGCCGTGTCGACGGGCGCGACCACGTTTCCCACTCCGTATGCGGCTCCGAAGGAGGCGGCGAGCGCGGCTGCGAAGGCGGTGATCTTCATGGGGGTCTTCATGACGTCTCCTCGGGAGAAATACCCAGCGGGGGTATGAGAGCCACCTTAGCAGATACCCATGGGGGGTATGCAATGGGAGAAAGAAGAGGCGCCCGCCTGGATCGGCGGGCGCCTCTTCCGGGCACCTTTTCCGGGGACGTCACCCCTGCGACAGCGACGCCGCCGCCCAGGCCGTGACCCGGCCGGCGGCGTCGAGGGCGATCAGCGGGACGGATCCAGAAGGATCTTGTGGACACCGTCGGCGCGGCTGCTGAACAGTTCGTACGCCGCAGGGCCCTCGGAGAGCCCGAAGCGGTGGGAGACCACGGCTTCCGGGGTGATCCGGCCGGCGCGGGTGAGGGAGAAGAGGGCCGGCAGCTCGTAGTGCACGGAGCACAGGCCGATGGCGAACTCCAGCTCCTTGACCTGGGCCAGCCCCATGTGGAAGGGGAAGGCCTCGTTCTGGCTGACCCCGACGACACTGACCCTTCCGGCCTGCCGGACGGCTCTGAGGGCGAGCTCGATGGTCGCGTCGGAGCCCACGGCCTCCACCACGGCGTCCGGGCCGCGTCCCCCTGTCATGTCGCGGATGGCCGCCCGGACGTCCTCCGCCTCGGCCCCCTCGACCGGCTCGACGCCCATAGTCGCGGCGAAGGCACGACGCTCGGCGACGAGGTCCACACCCAGCACCCTCGCGGCGCCCATGGCGAAGGCGGACTGGGCCGTCATGATGCCGACCGGTCCGAGGCCGATGACGAGCACCGTCTCGCCGGGTCGGATGCGGGCGCGGCGGCAGCCGTACCAGGCCGTGGGCGCGTTGTCGGTGAGGACCACGGCGGCCTCGTCGGAGATGTCCTCCGGCAGGCCCACCAGGTTCATGTCGGCGTAGGGCACCGCGAGGGCCTGGGCCTGGCTGCCGGGGAGCTGCGGGCTCACGCCGTAGCAGAGGTCGAGCAGGCTCTTGGCGCGCTCGCACCGGGCGGTGAACCCCGCCGCGCAGGTCGGGCACAGGGTGCAGCCGACCGACGCGGGCAGCATGACCCGGTCCCCGGGCCTGAAACGGGTGACCTGGTCGCCGGTCTCGACGACCACGCCGACGCACTCGTGCCCCGGCGTGTAGCCCACCTCCGGGCTGAACGGGTTGCCGCCGTAGATGTGCAGGTCGCTGCCGCAGATGCCGGCCGCGGTGACCTGGACGACCGCGTCCGTGGGTGCGGCGACGACCGGGTCGGGGACCTCCTCGAAGCGGATGTCATGACGGCCTTGGTAAGTCAGCGCCTTCACCGGCTCCCACCCTCCCCTATGGCTGTGCCTGTACTGTGCCCATCCGCGACCTCGAGAACCAGCTTTCCGTGGTTCTCCCCGCGGAACAGCCGCATCAGCGTCCGCGGGAACGCCTCGACCCCTCCGGGCACCACGTCCTCCAGCGACGTGAGCCGGCCCTCCGCCCGCCAGGCGGCGAGCTGCGCGATGCCCTCCGCGTAGCGGTCGGCGTAGTCGAACACCACCATGCCCGTCATGGAGGCTCGATTGACCAGCAGGGACATGTAGTTGGCGGGGCCCTGCGGCCGGGTGCTGTTGTACTGCGAGACCGCACCGCAGATGACGACGCGGGCCCCGCGCGCCAGCCGCAGCAGCACGGCGTCGAGGATGTCGCCGCCGACGTTGTCGAAGTACACGTCGACGCCGTCGGGGGCGTGCTCGCGCAGCGCCTTGCGGACGTCCTCGCTCTGGTAGTCGATCGCCGCGTCGAACCCGAACTCGTCGACCACCAGACGGCATTTGCGCTCACCGCCGGCTATGCCGATGACCCGGCAGCCCAGGATCTTGGCGATCTGGCCGACGATGCTGCCGACGGCTCCGGCCGCGCCGGAGACCACGACGGTCTGGCCCGGCTCTGGACGTCCGATGTCGATGAGGCCGAAGTAGGCCGTCAGGCCCGACATGCCGAGCGTGCCGAGATAGGTCGGCAGCGGCGCCGCGGCCGGGTCGACCTTGGTGACACCGCGTCCGTCGGAGAGGCAGAACTCCTGCACGCCGAAGGTGCCCGACACATGGTCGCCGACGGCGAAGCCGGGGTGCCGGGAGGCGGTCACCCGGCCCACCGCGCCGGCGCGCATCACCTCACCGAGCTCCACCGGCCGGATGTAGGACCTGCCGGCGTTCATCCAGCCGCGCATCGCCGGGTCGATCGACAGGTACAGGACCTGCACCAGGAACTCCCCGTCGGCCGGCTCGCCGACGGGCTCCTCGACGTGCTGCCAGTCGGTGTCCCGCGGCTCGCCCGCGGGACGTGCGGCCAGGCGCACCTGGCGGTTGCTTGTGGTCATCTCCGGCTGCTCCTGCGTTCGGCGGTGGATCCGGGCCGGCGGGCACAGCCGGCAGGCTGTCCGTCGCCGTGTACCGACGCACCACCGGGCATACCGGCCAGTCGGTACGTCGTCGTGAGCGTACGGGCGCGCCCCGCCCGGCACAAGAGGACTCCGGTGCGACATACGCCGCGGACCCCGGCCACGGCGCACTGACGCCACCCGGCAGCCGGTCCCGGTGCCCGGCCGGCGGGTCGGGTCCGGCGCCGGGGCCCGACCTCCGCGCACCCATGGGGCCAGGTAATAGCCACTTTTTTGTGGGTACTTGTCGCCGGATGCACGCGAGGCGAATCTGATCACGGGCGCCGGAAAGGGCGCCCGGATCCGGACGGACGGGAGGGGGACGGGAGGAATTCAGGAGGTCGAGCGGGCCTCCGCAAGCCTCTCCAGACGGCGGTGACCCCAGTCGGAGACGGGGGCCAGCACCTGTGAGAGTTCGCGGCCGAAGCCGGTGAGGGAGTACACCGTCTTCAGCGGCAGCACGTCGTGCACCTCCCGGTGCACGAGCCCGTCGGCCTCCATCTCCCGGAGCGCCTGGGTCAGCACCTTCTCGCTGAGGCCCGGCAGTCGCCGGCGCAGTTCACCGGGGCGCTGCGGACCGGACTCCAGCAACCACAGCAGCGCCGTCTTCCACTTGCCGTCGATCACAGCGATCGCGGCGGTCACTCCGCAGACACCCGTGTCCTGGGACCGACTGCGTGTCATCTTCACCCCGTTCATCCCTATATACCCTGAAACTTACAGGAGTTGAGCCATGTCATCGCGCTACGAACAGTCTGCCGTCACCGTCCTCGGCCTGGGGCCGATGGGCCGTGCCCTGGCCCGTGCGCTCCTGGACGCGGGCCTGCCCACCACGGTCTGGAACCGGACGCCCGGCAGGGACCGCGAGCTGGTCGAGCAGGGCGCGGCCGGCGCCCGGACGCCCGAGGAGGCGGTCGCCGCGAGCCCTCTGACCCTAATCTGCGTCGTGAACTACGACGCGGCGGACGCCGTGCTGCGGCGCGACGCGGTCACGGACGCACTCAAGGGCCGCGCCGTGGTGAACCTGACCGCCGACACCCCGAACCGGGCCCGCGACACCGCACGGTGGGCGGCGGAGCACGGCATCCGCTATCTGGACGGCGCGATCATGACGCCGACCACGACCATCGGGACACCGGCCGCGGTGTTCATCCACAGCGGCCCCGAGGAGCTCTACCAGGAGCACCGGCCGGTGTGGGAGGCGCTGGGCGGCACCCACACCCACCTCGGCGAGGACATCGGCCGGGCGGCGGCCTACGACATCGCGTTGCTGGACATCTTCTGGACCGCGATGGCGGGCTATGCGCACGCCCTCGCGGTGGCGGGTGCGGAAGGCGTCACCGCCCGTGAACTGGCGCCGTTCGCCCAGGGCATCGGCGCGATCCTGCCACCGCTCTTCGGGGAGGTCGCCGGGGAAGTGGACGACGGCACCTTCTCCGGCGAGGGCAACCCGCTCACTTCGGCGGTGTCGTCCATGGCCCATGTCGTCGAGACCTCAGAGGCACACGGCATCGACGCGGGCGTGATGCGCGCCGCCGAGGGCATGGCACGCCGCGCCGTCGGACTGGGACACGGCGCGGACGGTTTCGTCCGCATCGCCGAAGTCCTCGGCCGCCGCTGAGGACACGGGCGAGGGACCGGCACCCGGCCGATCGGCACGCCCGAGTGGCAGCCCGGCCGAAGGGCACGGCTGCGGCGGCTGCCGCTCAGGAGCGGCAGCCGTCTCCCGGCGGCGTCCCGGCCCCTGGGCGCGCCCGCCTCATGCCCCGAGGACTTCGGCGACCGCTCCGAAGTAGCGTGCGTGCGCGGACGCGCTGGGCGGGATCTCCGGGTTCCACGGCAGGAGCCGGGCACGGTCCCGGAGTTCGTCCCAGTGCGCCGCCCCCCGCAACCGCTCGACGGGGAAGGCGTTGGCCCGCACGTCCACCAGGACCACGTCCGGTTCCAGCCGGGCGGCTGCGGCCCAGTCGGTGGTGGACCAGTTGATCCCGGCGCCCGGTTCCGGCTCGGCCAGGCCGACGCCGCATTCCGACAGCGCCCGCAGATCGGACCACGCCCCGGGCCTGGCGAGATGGACACTGTCCTGCCCCGCCGGCGACAGCGCCAGGACCCGCACACCGGCCGCCTCGGCCGCGGCGGCGCCCAACCGCGCGCGGGCAGCCGCGAGTGAGGCCGCGGCGGACGGATCGGGCGCCGCGCCGAGAGAGCCCGCCAGCGCGTCGAACCGCTCACGCACCTCGTCGAACGAACGCCCCTGGCCCACGTCGAGCACGACGACCGGGACGCGTTCCTCCAGGTACTTGGCCGTGTCCGGCTCCAGGCCGTAGATCTGGTCGGAGCCGTACGCCACGGCCACCACCAGGTCCGGACGGGCGGCCAGGACGGCGTCCGCGTCGACACCCGGGCCCGACCCGAGGTAACTCACCTCGGTCAGCGGCAGGTCACCGGACTTGGCGGGGTCGGGGCCCGCGCCGTCGTGGGCGGAGCCGAATACTCCGGCCGGCAGGAGCCCGTGGTCGAACAGCGCGGCGCCCGCCTGTATGTAGGTGACCGTCCGGGCCGGGGTGCGCGGTGCGGAAGCCAGCCGCCCGCGGTCGTCGAAGAACTCCCAGTGCGATTGTGGCGCCATGCGGCCGAGCCCCCCACGTCGAGCGGTCGTTCGGTGGTGTCGCTGTCCACGTTTGACTGCCCCACCGCCCGCCGCCTCACGCCTCGCGGGCGCCGCTGTTTCGGCTCTCCGGGACGGAGCCGGTCAGCGCGGCGCGGCGGCGGGCAGGGACACCTCGAAGCGGCAGCCACCGCTCACGTTGCTCACCTCCGCGCGGCCCGCGTGCGCCTCGACGATGCCGCGGACGATGGCCAGGCCAAGACCCGCGCCGGCAGGCGGCGTACGGGCCTGGGAGCCCCGCCAGCCCGTGTCGAACACGCGGGGCAGATCCTCCTCGGGAATGCCGCCGCAGCCGTCGGTCACGGAGAGCACCACCCAGTCCTCGCGCCGTTCCGCCGCGACGGCGACCGTGCCGTCGGCGGGGGTCCGGCGGATGGCGTTCACGAGCAGGTTGGCGAGGACCCGGGTCATCTCCTTGCCGTCGACCTCGACCGGGACCGGCTCGACGCCGTCACCGACCAGACGCACCCCGTGCTCACGGGCCAGCGGGTCGGCGCCCGCGAGAGCCTCCCCCACCAGGTCGTAGAGCGACATCCGGGTCGGGGTCAGCGCGAGCGCGCCCGCGTGGATACGGGACAGCTCGAAGAGGTCGCCGACCATCGAGTTGAGCCGGTCGACCTCGGTGCGGATCTGACGGAAGTAGCGGTCGGGGTCCTGCACCACGCCGTCCTCCAGCGCCTCCGACATGGCGCGCAGACCGGCGAGCGGCGTGCGCAGATCGTGGGAGATCCAGGCGACGAGCTCACGCCGGGACGTCTCGAGGGCGCGTTCCCGTTCCCTGGACTCGGCGAGCCGGTCGCTGGTGGCTGCCAGTTCCCTGCTGAGCGCCTCCAGTTCCGCCGTGGAAGGGACGCCGGGCGCTGCGAACGAACCGCCGTCCCCGAACGACCGTGCGGCAAGGGCCAGTTCACGGCTGCGTGCGACGACCCATCTGCCGAGCAGCAGGGCCGTCGCCAGGGAGACGACGGCCGCCATCGCCACGACCATGGTGACCACGGTCAGGTCGTGCGGCGACAGGAACATCGCCTGCGCCACCGCGAGGGTGCCCGCCAGCATGGCGGTGACGGTCACCGCCGCGACCACGGTCAGCGACACCACGACGGAGCGGTGCCGCAGCACCCGCAGCACCAGGGCACCGACGATCCCGGCCGCGGCGGCGCCCATCAGGGCGTAGCACGCGATCAGCAGCATGTCCCGCACGGCGATCAGCCCTCTTCCGGCGAGTCGAAGCGGTAACCGACTCCCCACACCGTCTGGATCAGCCTCGGCCGGGCCGGGTCGTCCTCGATCTTGCCGCGCAGGCGGCGCACATGGACGGTCACGGTCGACAGGTCGCCGAACTCCCAGCCCCACACGTCCTGCATCAGGCGCTCGCGGCCGATCGCCTCGCCCGGATGCCGCATCAGATGGGCCAGCAGGTCGAACTCCCTGAGGGTGAGCGCCAGTTCATGCCCGTCCTTCGTCGCACGCCGGGCACCGGGGTCCAGCACGATGCCCGCCGCCGCCAGTTCCGGTCCGGCGCGCCGTTCCCCCGCTCCCCCGCCGCCCCTGCGCAGCACCGACTCCACCCGCAGCACCAGCTCCCGCGGGCTGAACGGCTTGGTCACGTAGTCGTCCGCGCCCACCTCGAGGCCGAGGATGCGGTCGTCCTCGTCGCCCCGCGCCGTGAGCATGATCACCGGCACCCGGGCCTGCTCGCCGGCGCGCAGCCGGCGGCACACCTCCAGGCCGTCCATGCCCGGCAGCATCAGGTCCAGCACGACCAGGTCGGGCCGCCGCCCGGCCGCGAGCCGCAGCGCCTGCGGCCCGTCCGCGGCACGGTCCACGGCGAAGCCGGCGCGCTCCAGGTACCCGGTGACGACCTCCGCGACCGTCGGGTCGTCGTCCACGACCAGAATGCTCTGCATGGTGCCA
Coding sequences within:
- a CDS encoding NAD-binding protein — translated: MIVCGDDALVHRLAGELREVYGERVTLVVPAAQASRSPELPLSGRVRASALFGRMSAVMTRAVGTTVPTAPGDTPPPDLPRVIETLELDEAVLLEAGVGRAAALALVHDDDETNIRAALAARRLNPHLRLVIRLYNRKLGQHLTELLDQAAALSLPGLTGQALDASTTVLSDADTAAPALAATAVAGTSKIVQADGLLLRAVERTPPARGEVADPGLCTLALLSSTTNDPAGAEGSDRSGQEGPRLLPDDRSVAEATGRGTVVLEAISHRAGSGGPGPLAGRSVPLGRLFSRRLRWSLAGLGAVVVALAVASWITTGDDPLHATYLVLLDLFAMGDPATGADADRQVLQLLTGLAGLMLLPLTVAAALEALGTFRSASALRRPPRGLSGHVVLLGLGKIGSRVLMRLRELGIPVVCVEEDPEARGIALVRRLRVPTVIGDVTEEGVLEAAKIHRAHALLALTSVDTTNLEAALYARSAKPDLRVALRIYDDDFATAVYRSLRAAHPDALTRSRSVSTLAAPAFAVAMMGRQILGAVPVERKVLLFAAVDVAGHPRLEGRTVAEAFRPGAWRIVALDATEPDERQPDLANARRDHEGNPTGLVWDLHPGYVLRPQDRVVVAATRRGAAELLGRRPQLRTGE
- a CDS encoding zinc-binding dehydrogenase, encoding MKALTYQGRHDIRFEEVPDPVVAAPTDAVVQVTAAGICGSDLHIYGGNPFSPEVGYTPGHECVGVVVETGDQVTRFRPGDRVMLPASVGCTLCPTCAAGFTARCERAKSLLDLCYGVSPQLPGSQAQALAVPYADMNLVGLPEDISDEAAVVLTDNAPTAWYGCRRARIRPGETVLVIGLGPVGIMTAQSAFAMGAARVLGVDLVAERRAFAATMGVEPVEGAEAEDVRAAIRDMTGGRGPDAVVEAVGSDATIELALRAVRQAGRVSVVGVSQNEAFPFHMGLAQVKELEFAIGLCSVHYELPALFSLTRAGRITPEAVVSHRFGLSEGPAAYELFSSRADGVHKILLDPSR
- a CDS encoding NADP-dependent oxidoreductase, with protein sequence MTTSNRQVRLAARPAGEPRDTDWQHVEEPVGEPADGEFLVQVLYLSIDPAMRGWMNAGRSYIRPVELGEVMRAGAVGRVTASRHPGFAVGDHVSGTFGVQEFCLSDGRGVTKVDPAAAPLPTYLGTLGMSGLTAYFGLIDIGRPEPGQTVVVSGAAGAVGSIVGQIAKILGCRVIGIAGGERKCRLVVDEFGFDAAIDYQSEDVRKALREHAPDGVDVYFDNVGGDILDAVLLRLARGARVVICGAVSQYNSTRPQGPANYMSLLVNRASMTGMVVFDYADRYAEGIAQLAAWRAEGRLTSLEDVVPGGVEAFPRTLMRLFRGENHGKLVLEVADGHSTGTAIGEGGSR
- a CDS encoding winged helix-turn-helix transcriptional regulator, whose protein sequence is MTRSRSQDTGVCGVTAAIAVIDGKWKTALLWLLESGPQRPGELRRRLPGLSEKVLTQALREMEADGLVHREVHDVLPLKTVYSLTGFGRELSQVLAPVSDWGHRRLERLAEARSTS
- a CDS encoding NAD(P)-dependent oxidoreductase; the protein is MSSRYEQSAVTVLGLGPMGRALARALLDAGLPTTVWNRTPGRDRELVEQGAAGARTPEEAVAASPLTLICVVNYDAADAVLRRDAVTDALKGRAVVNLTADTPNRARDTARWAAEHGIRYLDGAIMTPTTTIGTPAAVFIHSGPEELYQEHRPVWEALGGTHTHLGEDIGRAAAYDIALLDIFWTAMAGYAHALAVAGAEGVTARELAPFAQGIGAILPPLFGEVAGEVDDGTFSGEGNPLTSAVSSMAHVVETSEAHGIDAGVMRAAEGMARRAVGLGHGADGFVRIAEVLGRR
- a CDS encoding TroA family protein, whose protein sequence is MAPQSHWEFFDDRGRLASAPRTPARTVTYIQAGAALFDHGLLPAGVFGSAHDGAGPDPAKSGDLPLTEVSYLGSGPGVDADAVLAARPDLVVAVAYGSDQIYGLEPDTAKYLEERVPVVVLDVGQGRSFDEVRERFDALAGSLGAAPDPSAAASLAAARARLGAAAAEAAGVRVLALSPAGQDSVHLARPGAWSDLRALSECGVGLAEPEPGAGINWSTTDWAAAARLEPDVVLVDVRANAFPVERLRGAAHWDELRDRARLLPWNPEIPPSASAHARYFGAVAEVLGA
- a CDS encoding sensor histidine kinase, producing MRDMLLIACYALMGAAAAGIVGALVLRVLRHRSVVVSLTVVAAVTVTAMLAGTLAVAQAMFLSPHDLTVVTMVVAMAAVVSLATALLLGRWVVARSRELALAARSFGDGGSFAAPGVPSTAELEALSRELAATSDRLAESRERERALETSRRELVAWISHDLRTPLAGLRAMSEALEDGVVQDPDRYFRQIRTEVDRLNSMVGDLFELSRIHAGALALTPTRMSLYDLVGEALAGADPLAREHGVRLVGDGVEPVPVEVDGKEMTRVLANLLVNAIRRTPADGTVAVAAERREDWVVLSVTDGCGGIPEEDLPRVFDTGWRGSQARTPPAGAGLGLAIVRGIVEAHAGRAEVSNVSGGCRFEVSLPAAAPR
- a CDS encoding response regulator transcription factor, whose amino-acid sequence is MQSILVVDDDPTVAEVVTGYLERAGFAVDRAADGPQALRLAAGRRPDLVVLDLMLPGMDGLEVCRRLRAGEQARVPVIMLTARGDEDDRILGLEVGADDYVTKPFSPRELVLRVESVLRRGGGGAGERRAGPELAAAGIVLDPGARRATKDGHELALTLREFDLLAHLMRHPGEAIGRERLMQDVWGWEFGDLSTVTVHVRRLRGKIEDDPARPRLIQTVWGVGYRFDSPEEG